Sequence from the Afifella aestuarii genome:
CAGCATCACGATCGACGGCATCAGTGCTGGAGAGTTCAGCAGCTCGGACGTTTATTTTTGACGTCGGCGGCCTGGCCGCCTGCGCCGAAACAGCCTTCCCCATCCGCAGATCTTCTGCGGGTGGGGAAGGGGGCCTGACGCCGTTCCTGGGGTTTCCCCGTCATCTCCCGTTTTCCCTCTCTCAAGGCGCGAATCTTGCGATGCCCGAACCTTGCTGGAAGCTGCCAACGTCCCGTCCACGATGACCATGGGCGCCGGCAGGTCGCGCCATAAATTCCGGGTCGCGAGAGGGATGTCTGGAAGATGTCGGGTGAGGGGTGGAGTCGAGACAAGCACGTCCGCCACGATTGCGGTTCCGCCTGTTGGGTGAGGTGGCGCTTATCTATCTCGGCGCACCGCTCGCCATCCATTGGATGGTGATCAACTGGCACATGCCGGTCTTCGCGTTGCTGACAGCGACGCTGCCTGCGATTCTTCTGATTTTCGCGACGGATCGCTCGTTCCGTTGGCGGGATGCGTTCCGGCTGCAGTGGCAGAACGGTATCCTTCGCCGGATCCTGATTCTGTTCGTTGGCGCCGCCGCCTTTTTGACGGCTGCCACCGCGTGGTTTTTGCCGGACGGACTTTTCGGCTTGCTGCGGATCCACCCGCAGCTCTGGCTCATGATCCTCGTCTTCTATCCGCTCCTGTCGGCGCTGCCGCAGGAGCTTGTCTATCGGGTGTGGTTCTTCCATCGCTATCGTGGCCTCTT
This genomic interval carries:
- a CDS encoding CPBP family glutamic-type intramembrane protease, with product MALIYLGAPLAIHWMVINWHMPVFALLTATLPAILLIFATDRSFRWRDAFRLQWQNGILRRILILFVGAAAFLTAATAWFLPDGLFGLLRIHPQLWLMILVFYPLLSALPQELVYRVWFFHRYRGLFGHHEAVAVAANAVLFAFAHIIFGSAMSVTGAFLLGLLLARRYAQARSFWPVWLEHALYGDLVFTIGLGRFFYLSAGG